DNA sequence from the Shewanella piezotolerans WP3 genome:
GTAGTTACCGTCCAATCGATGCGGGTGGCAGAGACATTGAAGTAGAAGATACTAGCTTTAGATTACTAACGGGTTTAACCGGATACGCGGGAGATTGGGACTGGGAAACCGGACTACTATATTCAGAAGCCAATACCTTAGATACCGCGCGCAATCGTATTGATGCCAACAAATTTGTTAGAGCCGTTAATAGTACTGAAATGAGCAGTGCGTATGACATTTTTAATGGTGGTGATATTAATAATATCAATAGTGGTGATGGCACACCTAACCCACAAGCGGTGATTGATCTATTCACAACAGATGTTACTCGAGAGAGTGAAACATCATTGGCGCTAGCCGACTTTAAGGTCTCGACAGCAGAGCTGTTTGAGTTACCCGCAGGTGATGTTGGCTTTGCCAGTGGTATAGAGTGGCGACGTGAAACTTACAGTGATGACCGTGACCCTCTACTTGATGGTAGTCATCCGCTTACGGATCCAAATAGCGGCGAAGTGCTATCAGGTAGTAGTGTGCTGGGCTCGAGTCCAACACCTGATGCTGATGGTAGCCGTAATGTGTTTTCGGCATACGGCGAAGTAATAGCGCCAATCCTAGCGGATATGTCCTGGGCGCAGAGTTTAGAGCTACAGTTAGCGTTACGTTATGAAAACTTCTCTGATGTGGGTGATGTGCTAAAACCTAAGGTGGCGCTATCTTGGGTACCAGTGGATGGTTTACAGCTTCGTGGCGCATACTCTGGTGGGTTTAGAGCGCCCAACCTGCCCCAAGTTGTTGAGCAAGGAGTTTCACGTTCAAATACACGATATGACCCCGTCACGGATTCATCCTATGCAATGACCGAGATCCGTTCTGGTAATGCTAACCTGGAACCGGAAGATGATATTAACAAGTCACTTGGTTTGGTCATCTCTCCCCTTGATAACCTAACCTTTACTTTTGATTGGTGGAATATCGAACAAGAGGGTGTTGTTGGCATATTACCTAGTCAGACTCATCTACTTTATGACTCATTAAAACGCTCTCAAGGCTCAACCAATACCGCGGTTATCCGTGGAGCTGACGGTGAAGTGATTGAGATCCAAAACCAGTACCAAAACCTTAGCCCAAGAGAGATCGAGGGTATAGATTTTAGTGTTTTTTATGGTTTAGAGACTGCCATCGGTGAATTTGATTTTAATCTTAATGCCGCGCACCTCATCAAGTTTGATCAAGAACCAGACGCAATTACAGCTGAAGTATTGGCGGCACAAGAAGCGGGTGACCCTTCGGTACCACAGTCACAAGTGGTAGCAGGCGCCAATGATTTGATAAAGCAAAATGGTAGACCTGAATGGCGTGCATATACGTCTGTGCGTTGGAAGTTCCAGCCTTGGAGTGCTGGTGTAACGGCTAACTATGTTAGCGATTTCGTTGACACCAGTACCGCGACCAGCGAGGGTGAACCTCTGCCTATCGACAGTATGATTACTGTCAATATGTACGCTGATTACACCTTTAATGATGCCAGTTTATTAGATGATACTCGGATCCGACTCGGAGTGAAAAACATTGCAGATGAGCAGCCACCAATAGCAGATGAAAGCTTCGGTTACTTCTCTAGTGTTCATTCAAATCGTGGTCGTTATTTCTATATCGATATTCGTAAATCATTCTAAATCTACCTCTTAAAACACAATAAACCATAGAGAGCAAACGCTCTCTATGGCTAAGGTTTTTGAATATGTTGTATAAAATCAGTTTTATTATTCTCAGCTTTGTGGTTATTGCCTGCAGTTCAGTCCAGCCGGTAACGCGTTGTGACGGGCCAGATCTTAAGATCAGCAGTAACTTTGAGAATGCAAGAGTTAACGATTGCAAGATTGTCGATGGTAAAATCAAGCTCAGCATTACCCCAGAAAATGAGCCTATTAATGATAGCCCTTGGTACGCTTTTAAGATCACCTCTACGACAGAGAAGGAGGTTGAGGTATCAATCAGTTACCAAGGTGGGCATCAAAGATATACCCCTAAAGCCAGTCAAAACCGTATTAACTGGCAGCCTTTAAAGTATCGAGTGCGTAATAATGTGCTGCACTTTAAGGTTGCAGTAAGCCCGACGCCTACGTTTATTGCAGGCCAAGAGTTAATCACTAATAAAGACTATGACATATGGATGAAAAGCTTAGCTAAACAGCCAAATGTGCGTCATTACACTCTGGGCCAATCAACACAACTCCGAGATATTGGTGCGCTTGAGGTCACAGGCGAGGGAGATGAGTGGATAGTTGTTCTCGGACGTCAACACCCGCCTGAAGTCACCGGTGCTTTAGCGCTATTTCCATTCGTTAATAACTTGATTGCTGATAGCCAATTATCAGCCCGCTTTATGCAGCGATTCAATATATTGATCGTGCCAGACTTAAACCCAGACGGTGTGGCCTTAGGTAATTGGAGACACAATGCAAATGGTGTGGATCTTAACCGTGATTGGAAAGCATTTAAGCAGGTAGAGTCGAGATTGGTGCGCGATAAGCTTAAGGCCATCACTCAGAGCGGCGGCAAGATCGTATTTGCCGTTGATTTCCACTCAACCAAGAAAGATATTTTTTACACCATGCCTTCTGATTATGGTTTAAACCCGCCGTTGTTGGTTGAAAGCTGGCTTGCGGAGTTGAGAGAGACCGTGTCGCCCTTTGTGATCCGCGAGCAGCCTGGACACAATTCAGACAAGGGGATCTTTAAGCAGTTTATTGCTGATGAATATGGGGTTCATGGGATCACCTATGAGATGGGTGACAATACCGATAGAGCGGTAATTAAGAAGCTTGCAGTAGTCGCTAGCGACAGTTTGATGCAAAAAATGCTCACCACAACGCCGAGTGAGTTTAAAGGGAAGTCGCTGAAATGAAACAATTGTCATTAGTTGCCAGTTTACTATGCGTGTCGCTCAGTTCCATTGCTGTGGAACCACAAGAGGTCGATCTATTAATCAGTGGTAAGCGCGTGCATATTGGTGATGGTTCAGCGCAAAGAGCGTTAGATATAGCCATTTGCGGCGATAAAATTTGCGGTATCAGTCCGCTGGGCGAAGTGAAGTACGTTGCTAAGCAAAGGATTGATGCTAAAAACTCTGTCGTGAGTCCTGGGTTTATTGATCCACATACCCATAGCATTGAACAGTTACTGAGTGAGGATAAAAAAGCCAACCTCAACTATCTCTATCAAGGTGTTACAACTGTGGTCAACGGTAACGACGGCGATGGTCGTGCCGACATTCAACGATTAAGCATGCAGCTTACTAAAAATGGTATCGGTACCAATACCGCATTACTTGCGGGCCATGGCTATATTCGTAGGGCAGTAATGGGTTTAGCTGAGCGCTATGCCACTAAGGCTGAGATAGCTCAAATGCAAATGTTGTTAACGCAAGCGATGGAGCAGGGGGCGGTGGGGCTATCGAGCGGATTGTATTATGTTCCGGGTGTGTATGCCGACGCCGAAGAAGTGATTGCATTGGCGAAAGTCGCAGCAAAATATGATGGCATTTACGATACCCACTTACGGGATGAAAGTACCTTTAATATCGGTTTTACAGCGGCGATAGAGGAAGCCATTAAGATTACCAACGCTGCGGATATCCATCTACATATTGCCCATATAAAAGCCTTAGGAAAAGATGTTTGGGGGCAAAGTAAAGATGTCATCAAATTGATTAATGCGGCGCAGCAATCGGGTAGCAGTATCTCAGCTGACCAATATCCATGGCGAGCCTCAGGTACCAACCTTAAGAGTGCTGTGGTGCCAAAGTGGGTGATGGCCGATTCACGTTCTCATTTTTTAAGTCGACTCGAAGACCCTTCAAAGCGAGCGCAAATTATCAGTGAAATTGAAGAGAATATTAGGCGTAGGGGTGGACCCGATTCACTACTTATCACCGCAGCAGAAGATGAGTCTTTAGAGGGGGAGACGCTAAAAGAGATCGCTGCTAAGTATCAAAAAACGGCAGCAGAGACCGTGCTGGAATTGGTCAAGGGTAGCCGAATTCGAGTGGCATCTTTTAACATGTCACCGGCAGATATAGAGCGATTTATGGTGCAGCCTTGGGTCGTTACCTCATCGGATGGCACCGATGGTCATCCTCGAAAGTATGCCAGCTTCCCTAAGAAATATCGTGAGTATGTGCAGCAAAAATCTTTGCTAACCTTGCCGCAGTTTATTCAGCAAAGTAGCAGTAAGACAGCCGCAATATTGAAGCTGGATAAGCGAGGTTTATTACAAACCGGCTATTTTGCAGATATCGTTATTTTTGATTCTGAGCGATTACGTGATGAGGCTGACTTTGCTCACTGGAACCGCTTGTCTAGTGGAGTTGATTACGTTGTTATAAACGGAAAGCTGGCCATCAACCAAGGCCAATATACGGGCTTGCTTGGGGGCCGAGTTGTGAAATAGCGCCTTTCTTTAAAGGCGTTGATTTTAGTGTTGGTTATTTAGGCGCTAGTTGTAACCGAGCACATAGCAAGATTCATCGGCTAAATACTCGTTAGTCCAAGTATCTGTTGGTTTTTTATCGCTATTTACCTCGTCCAATGCTAATTGCTGCTCGTTTTTATCTACACTGAAATGCTGTAATTGATGTTCCATGTCGGCTGCCTCATTTGTCTAGTTTGTTTACGTTAGCAAGTTTTATATTGCTTGGCTAAGACAGAAGGTTGCTTAAACTATAGACAGTGTCTATAGCGTGATATTTCCCTTTTTACTTCATAACCTAACGTTATGAACTTGGCTGATTATTTGCGGTGTGTAGCTCGCTTTAATCGGATATATTTAACGATTCATTTACCTTTGGGTGACTAACATATGACCTTCAAACTGATCTGCTGCAGCGTATTTCTGCTCTCGGCCAATGTCGCAACTGCGGCAGACTTGATAACCCTAAAAGGGCGAGTGTTTACTGAGGCTCATAGGCCGATTGCACTGGCGCAGGTATCGGTCGGTCAACAACTTGTGCAAACGGATAATGAAGGACGCTATGAGCTTAAGGTCGCGGCGGCGGAATCTTACTTGTTAAAGTTGCAGGCGAAAGGTCACTATCAGGGGCTGCAAACATTCAGCCATTATGAGTTAGGCGCAAGTAATAACACTATTGGTGATATCCAATTGGTGGCGGAAAAAGCAGGTCGTACATTGCTCACCTTCGGTGGCGATGTGATGATGGGTCGTCGTTATGCAAAACCGCGTTTTAATAACGCAGTGATTATTAACGCAGAGAGTAAAACTGAAGACACGAGATCGATAGTTCAACATGTTAAGCCCTATTTAAGCTTGGCTGATCTCGCCTCGGTTAATTTGGAAACGCAGATCGCCGCTCATAAACCTGCAGAGCGCGCGCCAAAATCAGTAACCTTCTATTCGCCCCCGGAAACCCTCGCGGCATTAGAATGGGCTGGGATCGATTTTGTCACCTTAGGTAACAATCATACTTATGACTATCTAGATGAAGGGCTGGAGTCAACACTTGCTTATCTTGCACAAAGCCCTCTGGCTTATGCCGGTGCAGGCAAAGATCAAGCTGACGCATTAGCCGCTTACCGAACCACGCTCAACGGTAACCCGTTTTCATTTTTAGGTTACGTGGGGTGGCAGGGAAATTTCACACCAAATCAAACCGCTTCGCTTAAAAAAGGTGGCGCCGCTTTCGGTTCTGAGGACAATATTCAAGCGTCAGTCGCGCAAGAGGCTTCGGCAAGCAGAACGACCGTGGTGCAGTATCATGGTGGATTGGAATATAGCGCTGAGCCGACAATGGTTTTGGAGCAAAAACTAAAGTTAGCCATTGATAGCGGTGCGGATTTAGCCGTTGGGCATCATCCCCATGTCACTCAAGGTTTTGAGATCTACAATGACAAATTAATTGCTTACTCAATGGGGAATTTCATCTTCGATCAGTATTTTTACGCGACACCCTATTCTTTTATGTTAAATGTGTGGATGGACGGTGATGTTTTTCACCGTGCTGAAATTGTCCCTGTTTATTTGAAAGGCTATAAGCCGACGCCCGCGACGGGTGCGCAGCGCTATACGGTACTAAAACGCTTGAGTACACTATCTAAAAAGCGCGGTGTCGACATTCAAGTCTCAGGTGGGCATGGGGTGATTACGCGTCACTCTCCATCGCGCCAACCTGGGATGTTAACGATAAAGCCGTTGGCAAAGCAGAGTGTATTTGATCTCTATAACAGTGATTGGAGTCAGCAACTTAAGCGTGTCGAAAGTAACAAGACGGGGATAAAGTATCGCGTTGGCAAAAATCTGGTTAATGGTTCTGATTTTGAAAGCTTTGCGCTGTTTAATACCGCAGAGCGTGGTTGGGATCTCGACCAATCACCGTTTGAAATAACCACTGCAGAGGCAAGTAGTGGCCAATATGCGCTCGAAGCAAGATTACCAGCCAAGGCGACTGCAACCATAGGTATGACTAATTTTCGTCGAGTTTATAACTCTAGCAGCCCGATGACCTTAGCCTTGAATATCAAAGCGCCTCAAAATACTAAGGTGAATCTTTATTGGCAGGGGCGCAAGACGCGAGAAAAATTAGACACGGCATTACAGCAGGGTGAAAAACACTTGATAAGTAGTCAGCTTCTATCTGGCGAAAATGCACAATGGCAAAACATTGAGGCACAATTTAATTCACCTCGGATTGGTTATCGTAGTATCCGCGTATTAGTTGAATTTGAAAACCTAAGCCAATCAAGTGAGTCGATTTATGTTGATGACATAAACTTGATCGAGTGGCAGTCAGCATTTTCGAGTCAACCGAACTTCAAACCCATGTCTGATGATGCCGCAGCTGCATCGCATATTGGTTTCGATCGTCCTCTGGCAGCCAACGAGCAGGTGACACTTAGCTTTTAATATGGATTAGCCTACCTTGAATGAGTTCGCCAAAAACACTCTGAGTAGATCAAATCCTTCTACCGATTGGTAGAAGCATAAAAAGGAGGCGCTTGCCTCCTTTCTTGTATGTTTAATGCTCCCCTGACCTGAAGCACCTTTCGAGTCAGGGGATGTTGCGTAGTTTAAGCTGGCTTAAACATACATTTTAAGCGCTTGATGATAATCAGTCGTGACATGGTAAACAGGCCACTGACCGTTTTTTGATGCAGGCGGAAAATCGTATCGTACAGGCGGCGAACTAAGCGGCCTTTTAACACTAATCTGTCATTCATCAGGGTGCTGATGGCAAAGTTATGCCCAATTGCAACGACCATTCCGCCATCCTTGTAGACGAAAGGTTTCAGCGCTTTGCCCTCTAAATGCGCCACCAAGTTCTTTGCTAAATGCACTGCGGCGCGATTAGCAGCCTGTGCTTTTGGTGGGACTTGAGTACCATCTGCCTGAGGGATTGCGGCGCAATCACCTAGGGAGAAAATTGATGCATCAGCTGTTGTAGCCAGTGTTTGCTCAACGACCAACTGATTCGCGTTATTACTCTGCAAACCACCGATGTTTTTAAGCCAATCGGGCGCTTTAATTCCAGCAGCCCAAAACTGGACATCAGCGGTTAATATTTTGCCATCGACAGTGGTCATGCGCGAAGCTTCAACACTGGCGATACGAGTGTTGAGCATGATGTTGACCTGGTACTGCTCAAGTCGTGATTGAGCTAGATCTGACATTTTCTGTGGACTATTAGGTAATACCCTGTCAGCAGCTTCTATCAGGTTGATGTTTAGTTTGGCGGCATAAGGGTTTTTCGCCAATTTTGCACTTACTTTCGCTAACTCAGCAGCGAGTTCAAGACCGGTAGCGCCTGCACCGACGATATTAATGGTGCGCTCTTGGCCTGAGCGTAACAGGGTGCTTATCTGGTGCCAACTATCTCGAGCTTGCTCTGGAGTGTCGAGAAACAGGCAGTGCTCTTTAGCACCTTGAGTCGCAAAATCGTTGCTAATGGCGCCGATAGCAATCACTAAGTAATCATATTCAATAGTATCTGCTTCACCGTTAGGCTTACGCACCACGAGCTGTTTATCTTGTCGGTTGATGTCTATCATCCACGCTTGATAATGCATGTAACCATTCTTAGCGCCATGACTAAAATAG
Encoded proteins:
- a CDS encoding TonB-dependent receptor domain-containing protein, which produces MKNKDIRNFALNSITLGLLTTLAAPVLAEETPPAIEETVERIQVLGSNIKRAEAEGTLPVTVLSEDDIEATGAATIDELLRSIPQVGEVAFNNERAVGGVNDARGDVSSINLRGLGTGNTLTLLNGRRLVLHPGTQTENYVPVATVNANTLPVKGLKRLEVLRDGAAAVYGSDAVAGVVNYVLKSDFEGTNVSVNYGSSEGTDLDQVTINGATGFSFNEDKTHMTMSLGYYDRNGMDASERDYSKSQDRREYPGLPEEFVGDTQLDNRSSSTPWGSFSSSSLGKFHIQPDTMDGCVQQLENGLCADKGSLPRDMRYDRAADQSMTSDVKRLNFYSYLTHEINEDLELFGEAIYYKADSNRVREQSGNLTAQRFTIAEDAYYNPFGEEVTVRSYRPIDAGGRDIEVEDTSFRLLTGLTGYAGDWDWETGLLYSEANTLDTARNRIDANKFVRAVNSTEMSSAYDIFNGGDINNINSGDGTPNPQAVIDLFTTDVTRESETSLALADFKVSTAELFELPAGDVGFASGIEWRRETYSDDRDPLLDGSHPLTDPNSGEVLSGSSVLGSSPTPDADGSRNVFSAYGEVIAPILADMSWAQSLELQLALRYENFSDVGDVLKPKVALSWVPVDGLQLRGAYSGGFRAPNLPQVVEQGVSRSNTRYDPVTDSSYAMTEIRSGNANLEPEDDINKSLGLVISPLDNLTFTFDWWNIEQEGVVGILPSQTHLLYDSLKRSQGSTNTAVIRGADGEVIEIQNQYQNLSPREIEGIDFSVFYGLETAIGEFDFNLNAAHLIKFDQEPDAITAEVLAAQEAGDPSVPQSQVVAGANDLIKQNGRPEWRAYTSVRWKFQPWSAGVTANYVSDFVDTSTATSEGEPLPIDSMITVNMYADYTFNDASLLDDTRIRLGVKNIADEQPPIADESFGYFSSVHSNRGRYFYIDIRKSF
- a CDS encoding M14 family metallopeptidase, translated to MLYKISFIILSFVVIACSSVQPVTRCDGPDLKISSNFENARVNDCKIVDGKIKLSITPENEPINDSPWYAFKITSTTEKEVEVSISYQGGHQRYTPKASQNRINWQPLKYRVRNNVLHFKVAVSPTPTFIAGQELITNKDYDIWMKSLAKQPNVRHYTLGQSTQLRDIGALEVTGEGDEWIVVLGRQHPPEVTGALALFPFVNNLIADSQLSARFMQRFNILIVPDLNPDGVALGNWRHNANGVDLNRDWKAFKQVESRLVRDKLKAITQSGGKIVFAVDFHSTKKDIFYTMPSDYGLNPPLLVESWLAELRETVSPFVIREQPGHNSDKGIFKQFIADEYGVHGITYEMGDNTDRAVIKKLAVVASDSLMQKMLTTTPSEFKGKSLK
- a CDS encoding N-acyl-D-amino-acid deacylase family protein produces the protein MKQLSLVASLLCVSLSSIAVEPQEVDLLISGKRVHIGDGSAQRALDIAICGDKICGISPLGEVKYVAKQRIDAKNSVVSPGFIDPHTHSIEQLLSEDKKANLNYLYQGVTTVVNGNDGDGRADIQRLSMQLTKNGIGTNTALLAGHGYIRRAVMGLAERYATKAEIAQMQMLLTQAMEQGAVGLSSGLYYVPGVYADAEEVIALAKVAAKYDGIYDTHLRDESTFNIGFTAAIEEAIKITNAADIHLHIAHIKALGKDVWGQSKDVIKLINAAQQSGSSISADQYPWRASGTNLKSAVVPKWVMADSRSHFLSRLEDPSKRAQIISEIEENIRRRGGPDSLLITAAEDESLEGETLKEIAAKYQKTAAETVLELVKGSRIRVASFNMSPADIERFMVQPWVVTSSDGTDGHPRKYASFPKKYREYVQQKSLLTLPQFIQQSSSKTAAILKLDKRGLLQTGYFADIVIFDSERLRDEADFAHWNRLSSGVDYVVINGKLAINQGQYTGLLGGRVVK
- a CDS encoding CapA family protein; the encoded protein is MTFKLICCSVFLLSANVATAADLITLKGRVFTEAHRPIALAQVSVGQQLVQTDNEGRYELKVAAAESYLLKLQAKGHYQGLQTFSHYELGASNNTIGDIQLVAEKAGRTLLTFGGDVMMGRRYAKPRFNNAVIINAESKTEDTRSIVQHVKPYLSLADLASVNLETQIAAHKPAERAPKSVTFYSPPETLAALEWAGIDFVTLGNNHTYDYLDEGLESTLAYLAQSPLAYAGAGKDQADALAAYRTTLNGNPFSFLGYVGWQGNFTPNQTASLKKGGAAFGSEDNIQASVAQEASASRTTVVQYHGGLEYSAEPTMVLEQKLKLAIDSGADLAVGHHPHVTQGFEIYNDKLIAYSMGNFIFDQYFYATPYSFMLNVWMDGDVFHRAEIVPVYLKGYKPTPATGAQRYTVLKRLSTLSKKRGVDIQVSGGHGVITRHSPSRQPGMLTIKPLAKQSVFDLYNSDWSQQLKRVESNKTGIKYRVGKNLVNGSDFESFALFNTAERGWDLDQSPFEITTAEASSGQYALEARLPAKATATIGMTNFRRVYNSSSPMTLALNIKAPQNTKVNLYWQGRKTREKLDTALQQGEKHLISSQLLSGENAQWQNIEAQFNSPRIGYRSIRVLVEFENLSQSSESIYVDDINLIEWQSAFSSQPNFKPMSDDAAAASHIGFDRPLAANEQVTLSF
- a CDS encoding NAD(P)/FAD-dependent oxidoreductase, giving the protein MSRIVIVGGGAAGLEIASLLGRSVNRQDEVVLVEGETHHYWKPRFHEIAAGTFDSDLDSLCYFSHGAKNGYMHYQAWMIDINRQDKQLVVRKPNGEADTIEYDYLVIAIGAISNDFATQGAKEHCLFLDTPEQARDSWHQISTLLRSGQERTINIVGAGATGLELAAELAKVSAKLAKNPYAAKLNINLIEAADRVLPNSPQKMSDLAQSRLEQYQVNIMLNTRIASVEASRMTTVDGKILTADVQFWAAGIKAPDWLKNIGGLQSNNANQLVVEQTLATTADASIFSLGDCAAIPQADGTQVPPKAQAANRAAVHLAKNLVAHLEGKALKPFVYKDGGMVVAIGHNFAISTLMNDRLVLKGRLVRRLYDTIFRLHQKTVSGLFTMSRLIIIKRLKCMFKPA